From the Sulfuricurvum sp. genome, one window contains:
- a CDS encoding YgiQ family radical SAM protein, with protein sequence MKTITPETLRYLPTTRAEMDSRGWEQCDVILISGDAYIDSPFIGVAVVGRILEREGYRVGIIGQPDITTDDVMRLGEPKLFWGVSGGSVDSMVSNYTATKKFRNSDDYTPGGVNNARPDRATLVYTNLIRKYFKNTVPIVLGGIEASLRRVTHYDYWTNKLRKPILFDSKADYLIYGMGEGAIVSLPKALSNGESPHNIRGVCYIAKEPREEYLRLPSHQECLDDKERYIDLFDAFYDNNDPISAKGLCQEVDGRYAIQNPPADYLDENEMDAVSALPFTRELHPYHRPKGAVKCLETIKFSIMTHQGCWGECNFCAIGVHQGRTIRTRSEESILKEATQFTEYKDFKGIISDVGGPTANMYGYECTKKLKHGTCAHQRCVDDTHLCKSMKVDHTRVINLLRRLREVRGIKKAFVASGVRYDLINEDKAQGYEYLKEMVRHHISGQMKVAPEHTSDHVLHLMNKPGKQTLVDFKKLYDQLNREEGKKQFLTYYLIAAHPGCTEKDMHDLKRFTTDELKMNPEQAQVFTPTPGTYSAVMYYTEMDPATRKKIFVEKDTARKEKQKQIVVAKDNFKSGFGS encoded by the coding sequence ATGAAAACCATAACCCCCGAAACCCTCCGTTACCTACCCACCACCCGTGCCGAAATGGACTCACGCGGATGGGAACAATGCGATGTAATTCTTATAAGTGGTGATGCCTATATCGATTCACCTTTTATCGGGGTTGCGGTCGTGGGGCGTATATTGGAGCGGGAGGGGTATCGTGTCGGGATTATCGGACAGCCTGATATCACTACCGATGATGTAATGCGCTTGGGTGAGCCGAAACTCTTTTGGGGGGTGAGCGGCGGGAGCGTCGATTCGATGGTCTCCAACTATACCGCGACCAAAAAATTCCGCAACAGCGATGACTATACCCCCGGTGGTGTCAATAATGCACGACCCGATCGTGCGACGTTGGTTTACACCAACCTAATCCGCAAATATTTCAAAAACACCGTCCCTATCGTCCTCGGAGGTATCGAGGCGAGTTTACGCCGTGTTACCCATTATGACTACTGGACGAACAAACTGCGTAAACCGATACTCTTTGATTCCAAAGCCGATTATCTCATTTACGGAATGGGGGAGGGGGCGATTGTTTCTCTGCCCAAAGCGTTGTCAAACGGTGAATCTCCCCATAACATTCGAGGGGTATGCTATATTGCGAAAGAGCCACGTGAAGAGTATTTGAGACTTCCATCCCATCAAGAGTGTTTAGATGATAAAGAGCGCTACATCGATCTCTTTGATGCGTTTTACGATAACAATGACCCCATCTCGGCAAAAGGGTTGTGTCAAGAGGTAGACGGACGCTACGCGATCCAAAACCCTCCCGCCGATTATTTGGATGAGAACGAAATGGACGCGGTATCTGCATTGCCCTTTACCCGTGAGCTTCACCCTTACCATCGACCCAAAGGTGCTGTGAAGTGTCTGGAGACGATCAAATTTTCTATCATGACCCATCAAGGGTGCTGGGGAGAGTGTAATTTTTGTGCTATCGGCGTTCATCAGGGGCGTACTATCCGTACCCGCAGTGAGGAGTCCATCCTAAAAGAGGCGACGCAGTTTACCGAGTACAAAGATTTCAAAGGAATCATCAGCGACGTCGGAGGCCCAACGGCAAACATGTACGGCTATGAGTGTACTAAAAAGCTCAAACACGGTACGTGTGCTCATCAGAGATGTGTCGATGATACCCATCTTTGCAAATCCATGAAGGTCGATCACACCCGTGTCATCAATCTCCTTCGACGGCTTCGTGAAGTACGCGGAATCAAAAAAGCATTTGTCGCTTCGGGTGTTCGTTATGATCTCATAAACGAGGATAAAGCTCAAGGATACGAATATCTCAAAGAGATGGTGCGCCACCACATCTCAGGACAGATGAAAGTCGCCCCCGAACACACCTCCGATCATGTCCTCCACCTCATGAACAAACCGGGGAAACAAACCCTCGTCGATTTTAAAAAGCTCTATGATCAGCTCAACCGCGAAGAGGGGAAAAAGCAGTTCTTGACCTACTATCTCATCGCCGCCCATCCGGGATGTACCGAGAAAGATATGCACGATCTCAAACGCTTTACTACGGATGAGCTAAAGATGAACCCTGAACAAGCACAGGTCTTTACCCCGACCCCTGGAACGTATTCTGCCGTGATGTACTACACCGAGATGGATCCTGCCACCCGCAAAAAAATCTTCGTTGAAAAAGATACGGCGCGTAAAGAGAAACAAAAACAGATTGTTGTTGCTAAAGATAATTTTAAGAGCGGGTTTGGGAGTTAA
- a CDS encoding GGDEF domain-containing protein, which yields MSQTTAHCQSLESEEEVILTPIEYTKILDIQEKIFELIATGKNEQIVLSTLCQMAEKLLPNSVASIMLLNPDNGLMSVISAPSIPEVGHNALAGLKPGTGGGSCGNAVFHNEPQYVKDTKTDARWSDLRHIAYDFNLCSCWSMPIRDKNRKAIGSFALSSFEHRSPSGFHKRLLEICAFIVNIVLTRSFYETQIDSHQEKLLTLAYYDQLTSLPNRQKIILDLESNNPTGCAIFNIDNFKEINDFFGIKAGDAILRQLSEWLQTIYPHPYRIGGDEFAVLFNDSLEWHEVRSQMNTILTNLEEKAFIIDDESIHIGLSIGISIGGNKLLTHADIALHSAKERKTPIALYKEHHNVEQTYKTNIAMAGSIRKALASERIHCYFQPIVNIKTGKIDKYEALVRMRDENGVLILPNDFLSIAKKTKLYPQITREVVKHSCHVFENRHEEFSINLSDSDIRNPSTVSEIIRIITETNTASRIVFEILESEGIENYDEVTHFITQVKALGAKIAIDDFGTGYSNFENILKLGVDYIKIDGSLIRGITTNNRHAIIIDTIVDFARKIGAATIAEFVSDEAIYVAVQEHGIDYSQGYYTGKPEPLY from the coding sequence ATGTCCCAAACTACAGCACATTGCCAATCATTAGAGAGTGAAGAAGAGGTTATCCTTACCCCTATTGAATACACCAAAATTCTCGACATACAAGAAAAGATTTTTGAACTTATTGCAACTGGCAAGAATGAGCAGATAGTATTATCCACCTTATGCCAAATGGCTGAAAAGTTACTTCCGAACTCTGTTGCCTCTATCATGCTATTGAATCCTGACAACGGATTAATGAGTGTGATATCAGCTCCCTCAATCCCAGAAGTTGGACATAATGCACTAGCAGGTCTTAAACCTGGCACAGGAGGGGGATCATGCGGAAATGCCGTTTTTCATAACGAACCTCAATACGTCAAAGATACCAAAACAGATGCACGCTGGAGTGACCTCAGACATATAGCGTATGATTTTAACCTCTGCTCTTGCTGGTCTATGCCTATTCGAGACAAAAATAGAAAAGCAATCGGGAGTTTTGCCCTCAGCTCTTTTGAACACCGTTCCCCTTCCGGTTTTCACAAGCGTCTTCTTGAGATTTGTGCTTTTATCGTCAATATAGTATTAACGCGTTCATTTTATGAAACTCAGATTGATTCTCATCAAGAAAAATTATTAACATTAGCCTATTACGATCAATTGACTTCCCTCCCTAACCGACAAAAAATTATTCTCGATTTAGAATCCAATAATCCAACGGGATGTGCTATTTTTAACATCGATAACTTTAAAGAGATTAACGATTTTTTCGGTATTAAAGCGGGTGATGCTATTTTGCGTCAACTCAGTGAATGGCTTCAAACTATCTATCCTCATCCTTATCGTATCGGAGGAGATGAATTCGCTGTCCTTTTCAATGATTCATTAGAATGGCATGAAGTGCGTTCACAAATGAATACTATCCTTACTAATCTCGAAGAAAAAGCATTTATCATTGATGATGAGTCCATACATATAGGATTATCAATCGGCATTTCTATTGGAGGTAATAAGCTCCTTACTCATGCTGATATTGCTCTTCATTCAGCTAAAGAGCGCAAAACACCTATTGCCCTCTACAAAGAGCATCACAACGTCGAGCAAACCTATAAAACCAATATTGCCATGGCAGGTTCTATCCGAAAAGCACTCGCTTCAGAACGGATACACTGTTATTTTCAACCTATCGTTAACATCAAGACGGGGAAAATTGATAAATACGAAGCTTTGGTACGGATGAGAGATGAAAACGGAGTACTTATCCTCCCCAATGATTTTTTATCGATTGCAAAAAAAACCAAGCTCTATCCCCAAATTACACGAGAGGTGGTCAAACACTCCTGTCATGTTTTTGAAAATCGTCATGAAGAGTTTTCCATTAATCTCTCAGACAGTGACATACGAAACCCATCCACTGTAAGTGAGATTATCCGAATCATTACCGAAACGAACACAGCTTCTCGCATTGTATTTGAAATTTTGGAGTCTGAGGGGATAGAAAATTACGATGAAGTAACCCACTTTATTACCCAAGTAAAAGCGTTAGGGGCTAAAATCGCTATTGATGATTTTGGAACAGGATACTCAAATTTTGAAAATATCTTAAAATTGGGAGTCGATTATATCAAAATCGACGGTTCACTTATTCGCGGAATAACAACCAACAACCGTCACGCTATCATTATCGATACTATCGTCGATTTTGCTCGTAAAATTGGGGCTGCAACGATTGCCGAATTTGTCAGTGATGAAGCGATTTATGTCGCTGTTCAAGAACATGGGATCGATTATTCCCAAGGATATTACACCGGAAAACCGGAACCGCTTTATTAA
- a CDS encoding RNA-binding S4 domain-containing protein encodes MRIDKFLNAVNLTKRRTIAQDMIGEDVVLLNDKAVKPAKNVAVGDIITLVYLAKTLRYEVLAIPTLKSTPKSQQNLYIKELV; translated from the coding sequence TTGCGTATCGATAAATTTCTTAATGCAGTTAATCTGACCAAACGCCGTACCATTGCCCAAGATATGATTGGTGAAGATGTGGTACTGCTCAATGACAAAGCGGTAAAACCCGCTAAGAATGTGGCTGTCGGTGATATCATTACCCTCGTTTATTTGGCAAAAACTCTTCGTTATGAAGTGTTGGCGATTCCGACACTTAAATCGACTCCTAAATCTCAACAAAATCTCTATATCAAGGAGCTAGTATGA
- a CDS encoding addiction module protein — MISLSIQEPKIEHFFKHSQEEMIKALRFIVEHEIDYVESSYELSAEQKKELSSRIESYHNDRSIGKSWSDIKNLLLFRD, encoded by the coding sequence ATGATAAGTTTATCTATTCAAGAACCGAAAATCGAGCATTTTTTTAAACATTCACAAGAAGAGATGATCAAAGCACTGCGCTTTATCGTTGAACATGAGATCGACTATGTTGAATCCTCATACGAGCTTTCGGCTGAACAAAAAAAAGAGCTTTCATCACGTATCGAGTCGTATCACAATGATCGCTCCATTGGAAAATCATGGAGCGACATCAAGAATTTATTATTGTTTCGAGATTGA